Genomic segment of Candidatus Firestonebacteria bacterium RIFOXYD2_FULL_39_29:
AAGCCAAAGGAGTATCCTCCTTTGGAATCCTCTTGTGAGCGGAACCTATTTATTATACGCGGTTTTTTCATCCACGGGCTTACGCCAGTGGTTTTCAAAACCGCCTGCACAATAAAATTCTAAGCACTAAACAATTCAGACTGTGTCGCAATTAGAAAAATATATTTTACTACACAACAGATTGTAGTTGCTCGATTTATCAAGCCTATATATTGTGGCCGTGAAGCTAAAAATTGAATTGCGACACAGTCTGAATTACTAATACTTAATTACTAAAATAAATCTTTGTACTTATATATTATCAACTTACCTAAGTTTAATATTTAGTGCTTTAATATTTTTCTTTTTGTTTAGTGCTTAGAATTTTATTCTTAGTAATTTTCAGCTTACGGTAATTTTCTCAACACAGTATTGTCCAAAATAACTTCTGCAACAAACAGCAACAACGCTATTATCAGCAAGCTGATATAATGATCCGTATATTCCGTGTATTCTATTCCTTTTATCTCTGTTTTTTCCATTTTGTTTATCTGTTTGTATATTTCTTTTAGAGCTTCAGCTGAGGTCGCTCTAAAGTACATACCTTCGGTAGTTTCTGCTATTGCTTTTAGTGTGACTTCATCTAAGTCTTCTTTAATATATACATACCTTTTACCAAACATAGGATCATCTACAGGAAAAGGTGCTTCTCCTTCCTTGCCAACTCCTATTGTGTATATCTTAATATTAAAAGCAGTTGCGAGTTTTGCCGCGGTTACAGGATCCACCTCTCCCATATTATTTCTACCGTCAGTAAGTAATATTATTATTTTTGATTTTGCCTTACTGTCTTTAAGCCGGTCTACGCTGGTCGCAAGCGCATTGCCAATGGCAGTACCGTCAGTCTGTGTCATTCCTATATCTATGCTCTTCATAAAATCAATGACTGCGCCGTAATCCGAAGTAAGCGGACACTGAAGGAGGCTTACAGCAGAAAATACCACGATACCTATCCTGTCATTGCTTCTACCTTTAACAAAATCAGAAGCAACTGACTTCGCAACTCCAAGACGGTTATTGGGTTTAAAATCCTCCGCTTTCATACTGCCGGAGGTATCCATACAAAGGATTATATCTATGCCTTTTGTGGAGATCTCTTCCGTTTTAAGACCGGACTGGGGCCTGGCTAAAGCAAGCACAAGAAATATCAAACCCAAAGTCCGAAGTCCCAGAAGTATCTGTCTCTTATTTGACGAGAAATTACCGAGACCTTTAAAAAGCCTGAAATCCGAAAACATTATTGCGGCTTTTTTTCTTTTTTCTCTCTCAATAAAATACCAAACTGCGGCAGCAACCGGAATTAACAACAGCAGAAATAACGGATTTGCAAATCTCATACTTTTGCACCTCCGCCGGTTGAGAGTTCAGGAATAACAGGGATAACTTTCGTCATATCAACTATGGAAATACCCATCCCGTAATCCTCTTCGATTTTTGTCGATTCCGGAATTACTTTGGCAAATTTAACAAGGTCGCACTCTTCCAAAAAATCTTTAACTATGGTTACTTCTTTTCTTTTGATCTTCCCAGAATCAAGCATTTCTTTATAAGCTTCAGAAGTAGTCCTTTCCACAACAGGAAGCTCGTATCTTGCTTCAAGATACCCGCGAATAATTTCCGAGAGAATATAATAGTGTTCTCTGATCTTTCCCTCTTCAACAAGTTTAAGTTCTTTCAGTTTAGAAAGCCTCTCGTATGCAGTTTCATGAGGAGGCCTTGCCGGTTCGGCTTTCTCCATTATTTTACTTACATTCCCGGATTTTAAATATTTTACAAGAAAAAACGCAGCAATTGCAATAAGAGGCAGGATTACGGTAAAGAGCCAGAACCAGAAGGAATGCGGGATGGTTAAAGGTTTTTTTACATCCCTTATATCATCTTTATCATTTGGATTTGATTTCACAGGTTCAACAACAAGAATGATCTTATTAGATTTAACTTCTTTTTCTAGGCTGTCTTTGTCCGTATATTTCACCGAAATTTCAGGAATCTCATAATTACCGGTAGTAAAAGTAGTTAAGACGAGACGGTATTCTGTAACTGTCTTTCCCCATCTCTTTTCAGGACCTTTTTGAATATGATCTTTTATCTCAAAAGCCTGTAAATACAAAGAAAGATCAACCGGGCTTTGTTTTATATCGCCTTTTGCTTCAATTAACAGTCTGAAGTCTACTTTATCACCTATATTTATCTTATCCTTACTGATCGTTGCTCTAGCCGTAACGGGCTCAGCAACGGAACCGGTATTTGCACTCTTAGAACATGCAAAACCTGTAAAAAATATCAGTATAGAAATGACTGCCGGTTTACTTAGCCGGTTTAAAGACATCTTCATATATAGTAACTTTCTCCGCCTTTAACAGCTGATTAATCAGCTGTTGGTAAATCTCCTGCTGTTTCTCACTCACGCAAGCCTGTTTAACATTTTCCAAAGACTCTTCAAAGCTCTTTTGTTTTTCTTTCTTGTCTTTATCTTTCTCAACATAATCCTTTTTATGAGCTTCGTAATAATTCTTAAGATCGGACTCGGAAATGTTCATCTTCCCCCTGATCTCTTCTTCTAATAATTTTTGGACCATAAAACTCTTTTTTACCTGGAATGCTTTTTCTACAATATCCTTATCATTTTCAAAGTTTCTTCTCTTTGCAGAATCATACATCAGCTCAGTTGCTATAAACTGCCTTAAAAACTCAACTTTTTTTGCATCTTCCTTATACATCTCCTGAACATATGAAGGAAGTTTTCTTATTTCATTGTCCATTTCTTCTTTTGTAACATTTCTGTTCCGGATTTTCGCAACAACTGTCCCTTTTGACATTTCCGGTTTTTTGTTCAAAGTTGAATATTTTTCCATTTCCCTTTGAGCATCCAGGTTTTTTCCGAGTCTTTCAAGGCATTCAATCGTTCTTGTATTTACCTCAAGAGTCAGATCACTTTCCGGGAGAAGAACTTTAACTCTGATAAACTCAGCCAGTGCGTTCTGATAATCATTCATATTCTCCATATATATTTTACCGATAAGGTACGAAAGATTAGCATCTTCTTTTTTTGAAAGGCTGCCCTTTTCCTGAATCTTTTTAAATTCAGTGACCGACTGCAAAAACAGTCCTTTTTCCTTCAGCTCATTCGCATATTCCTTTTGTTTCTCAAGCCCGATAGAAAGAGTTCCATTACCTGAGCACGAGATAAGGAAGGCCGAAAGTATTACCGCGCATAGAATGTTTTTTAACATATAAGCTCCTTCTGTAACATAGCCGTTAGCACGTTATTCATGTTACACGTTGCTCACGTTCCACATTAATGTGATATTGTAAATTTAACAACTCCTTAATTTAAATCTTTATTCACTTTGCTCACTTTTTTCACTGTTCTTGCTGTACTTGCTTCACCGCAGTCTTAACGCACGCATTCTAAAAAAGTTTATCAGCGGTTTCGTGTATGATTTACCCG
This window contains:
- a CDS encoding aerotolerance regulator BatA; this encodes MRFANPLFLLLLIPVAAAVWYFIEREKRKKAAIMFSDFRLFKGLGNFSSNKRQILLGLRTLGLIFLVLALARPQSGLKTEEISTKGIDIILCMDTSGSMKAEDFKPNNRLGVAKSVASDFVKGRSNDRIGIVVFSAVSLLQCPLTSDYGAVIDFMKSIDIGMTQTDGTAIGNALATSVDRLKDSKAKSKIIILLTDGRNNMGEVDPVTAAKLATAFNIKIYTIGVGKEGEAPFPVDDPMFGKRYVYIKEDLDEVTLKAIAETTEGMYFRATSAEALKEIYKQINKMEKTEIKGIEYTEYTDHYISLLIIALLLFVAEVILDNTVLRKLP